In Candidatus Hydrogenedentota bacterium, a single genomic region encodes these proteins:
- the bcp gene encoding thioredoxin-dependent thiol peroxidase produces the protein MTDWQAVFSLKTRRSRAIQEECYMASESSGVPAVGSKAPSVALKSTDGKNVSLSDFKGKSVVLYFYPKDDTPGCTIEANEFQASIKDFEKANAVVVGVSPDSVESHCKFANKYGLNFILLADEEHAVAEKYGVWVEKNNYGKKYWGIQRATFLIDGDGKVAKVWPKVKAEGHAAEVLEAVKDLK, from the coding sequence GACTGGCAGGCAGTGTTCTCTCTGAAGACACGCAGATCACGCGCTATTCAGGAGGAATGCTATATGGCGAGCGAGAGTTCGGGAGTACCCGCGGTTGGATCAAAGGCGCCCTCTGTGGCCCTTAAATCGACCGACGGAAAGAACGTGTCCTTATCTGACTTCAAAGGCAAGTCGGTGGTGTTGTATTTCTACCCCAAGGATGACACGCCAGGCTGCACGATTGAGGCAAACGAGTTTCAGGCCAGTATCAAGGACTTCGAGAAGGCCAATGCGGTCGTGGTGGGGGTCAGTCCGGACAGCGTGGAATCTCACTGCAAGTTCGCGAACAAATATGGACTTAACTTCATACTCTTGGCCGACGAGGAGCACGCCGTGGCCGAGAAGTATGGGGTGTGGGTTGAGAAGAACAACTACGGCAAGAAGTACTGGGGAATTCAACGCGCAACGTTCCTGATAGACGGCGACGGTAAGGTTGCCAAAGTCTGGCCCAAGGTGAAGGCGGAAGGACATGCCGCTGAGGTGCTGGAAGCGGTAAAAGATCTGAAATAG
- a CDS encoding dihydroorotate dehydrogenase electron transfer subunit, with the protein MRYLLDCQIESNREIAPEQCRMTLHAPAIAHAARPGQFCMIQVSESLYPFLRRPMCFERIREDSISILYKVEGEGTHIMSRLLPGQTVGIQGPLGNGFPLDATASRHIIVAGGIGVATFPALADALVRECKIIPEVILAARSKHLILCEDEFRELGCTVHVATDDGSAGEKAYASQMLARLNPGPGTRVYACGPMIMMKTTSDVAVQAGAECLVSLEAQMACGDGACLGCVVEATRESEGERRVRVCYDGPVFDTTIIDWEAHRFAYDR; encoded by the coding sequence AATGCCGGATGACCCTGCACGCGCCCGCCATCGCGCATGCGGCTCGCCCCGGCCAATTCTGCATGATTCAAGTGAGCGAATCGCTTTACCCATTCTTGCGCAGGCCGATGTGCTTCGAGCGAATTCGCGAAGACTCGATCTCAATCCTCTACAAGGTCGAAGGTGAAGGCACGCATATCATGTCGCGCCTGCTCCCTGGGCAAACCGTGGGGATTCAAGGTCCATTGGGCAACGGTTTTCCTCTCGACGCCACGGCGTCGCGACACATCATCGTTGCAGGCGGTATAGGCGTCGCGACTTTTCCCGCGCTGGCCGACGCGCTGGTTCGCGAGTGCAAAATCATCCCCGAAGTCATTCTCGCAGCGCGCAGCAAGCATCTCATTCTCTGCGAAGACGAGTTCCGCGAATTGGGTTGCACGGTTCACGTTGCGACGGATGATGGTTCTGCCGGCGAGAAGGCCTATGCGTCCCAGATGCTGGCCAGGCTCAATCCCGGACCAGGAACGCGCGTATACGCCTGCGGTCCCATGATCATGATGAAAACCACGTCAGATGTGGCGGTGCAGGCGGGCGCGGAATGCCTCGTATCCCTTGAGGCACAAATGGCCTGCGGCGACGGTGCGTGCTTGGGTTGTGTCGTGGAAGCCACGAGAGAATCCGAAGGCGAACGGCGCGTTCGTGTCTGCTACGACGGGCCGGTATTCGATACCACCATCATCGATTGGGAAGCCCATCGATTTGCCTACGATCGTTGA